In Ipomoea triloba cultivar NCNSP0323 chromosome 15, ASM357664v1, one genomic interval encodes:
- the LOC116006407 gene encoding carboxylesterase 1-like, which produces MDPKDVEFYGMLGFECNPDGSITRQRELRSGVEPTSAVDPSLVLAKDISINQSKSTWARIMLPRKAVDSQPLSKLPLIVYFHGGGFVVCKVDRPGFQDFYRHIATETSAVVISVGYRRAPEHRLPAAYDDCMEALYWIKNSDDEWLTKYVDFSRCFLMGTSAGGNIAYRVGLSASSISTELKPLEIGGLILHHPYFGGKEKTVSELRSVDDKLFPLRLNELMWEAALPVGADRDHVYCNAMVEIRSNPGMFDQVKALGLKIMVSACGGDPLVDRQAEVLNALRDAGVEVVGRIIEGGYHGLEFADPLKAKELCIAIKEFVAS; this is translated from the coding sequence ATGGATCCCAAAGATGTTGAGTTCTATGGCATGCTAGGCTTTGAATGCAACCCAGATGGTTCAATCACACGTCAACGGGAACTTCGTTCTGGTGTCGAGCCAACATCCGCCGTTGATCCTTCCTTAGTCCTCGCCAAGGACATCTCCATCAACCAATCCAAAAGCACTTGGGCTCGAATTATGTTACCCAGAAAAGCTGTTGATTCTCAGCCTCTATCCAAGCTGCCTCTCATAGTCTACTTTCATGGTGGAGGATTCGTGGTGTGTAAAGTGGACAGGCCAGGCTTTCAAGATTTTTATCGCCATATCGCCACTGAAACATCTGCGGTGGTAATCTCCGTCGGGTACCGCCGCGCGCCGGAGCACCGGTTGCCGGCGGCCTACGATGATTGTATGGAAGCGCTGTATTGGATAAAGAACAGCGACGATGAGTGGCTCACAAAATACGTTGACTTTTCTAGATGTTTTCTGATGGGCACAAGCGCCGGTGGGAACATAGCCTACCGCGTGGGTCTAAGCGCATCATCGATTAGTACGGAGCTGAAGCCATTAGAGATAGGAGGGCTGATATTACACCACCCATATTTCGGAGGGAAAGAGAAGACTGTATCGGAGCTAAGATCGGTGGATGACAAGCTATTTCCTTTGCGCCTAAATGAGCTGATGTGGGAGGCGGCACTTCCGGTTGGCGCTGACCGAGATCACGTTTACTGCAACGCGATGGTGGAGATCCGGTCAAATCCCGGCATGTTTGATCAAGTGAAAGCTCTGGGGTTGAAGATTATGGTGTCGGCTTGCGGTGGGGATCCATTGGTTGACCGTCAAGCTGAGGTTTTGAATGCTTTGCGAGACGCAGGTGTGGAAGTGGTGGGCAGGATTATTGAGGGTGGGTATCATGGTCTTGAGTTTGCTGATCCATTGAAAGCTAAAGAATTGTGTATTGCGATAAAGGAGTTCGTAGCATCCTAA
- the LOC116007196 gene encoding carboxylesterase 1-like has translation MDPKDVEIYDMLGFECNPDGSVTRQRELHSTFELTPAVDPSLVLAKDISINQSKTTWARIMLPRKAVDSQPLSKLPLIVYFHGGGFIVSKVDTPYFQDFYRHIATEVSAVVVSVEYRRAPEHRLPAAYDDCMEALYWIKNSDDEWLTKYADFSRCFLMGTSAGGNIAYRVGLSASSISTELKPLEIRGLILHHPYFGGKERTGSELRSVDDKLFSLRQIDLMWETALPAGADRDHVYCNAMVEIRSNPGMFDQVKALGLKILVWGCGGDPLVDRQVEVLNALRDAGVEVVGRIIEGGYHGLEIADPLKAKDLCIAIKEFVAS, from the coding sequence ATGGATCCCAAAGATGTTGAGATTTATGACATGTTAGGCTTTGAATGCAACCCAGACGGTTCAGTAACACGTCAACGGGAACTTCATTCTACCTTCGAGCTAACACCCGCCGTTGATCCTTCTTTAGTCCTCGCCAAGGACATCTCCATCAACCAATCCAAAACCACTTGGGCTCGAATTATGTTACCCAGAAAAGCTGTTGATTCTCAGCCTCTATCCAAGCTGCCTCTCATAGTCTACTTTCATGGTGGAGGATTTATCGTGAGTAAAGTGGACACGCCTTACTTTCAAGATTTTTATCGCCATATCGCCACTGAAGTATCAGCGGTGGTAGTCTCCGTTGAGTACCGCCGCGCGCCGGAGCACCGGTTGCCGGCGGCCTACGATGATTGTATGGAAGCGCTGTATTGGATAAAGAACAGCGACGATGAGTGGCTCACAAAATACGCTGACTTTTCTAGATGTTTTCTGATGGGCACAAGCGCCGGTGGCAACATAGCGTACCGGGTGGGTCTCAGCGCATCATCGATTAGTACGGAGCTGAAGCCATTAGAGATAAGAGGGCTGATATTACACCACCCATATTTCGGAGGGAAAGAGAGGACCGGATCGGAACTAAGATCGGTTGATGACAAGCTATTTTCTTTGCGCCAAATTGATCTGATGTGGGAGACGGCACTTCCGGCCGGCGCTGACCGAGATCACGTTTACTGCAATGCGATGGTGGAGATCCGGTCAAATCCCGGCATGTTTGATCAGGTGAAAGCTCTGGGGTTGAAGATTCTGGTGTGGGGTTGCGGTGGGGATCCATTGGTTGACCGTCAAGTTGAGGTTTTGAATGCGTTGCGAGACGCAGGTGTGGAAGTGGTGGGCAGGATTATTGAGGGAGGCTATCATGGCCTTGAGATTGCTGATCCATTGAAAGCTAAAGACTTGTGTATTGCGATAAAGGAGTTCGTAGCATCCTAA
- the LOC116006166 gene encoding carboxylesterase 1-like: MDPKDVEIYGMLGFECNPDGSITRQRELPSTFEPTSAVDPSLVLAKDISINESKTTWARIILPRKVVDSQPISKLPLIVYFHGGGFVVCKVDTPNFQDFYRHIATEVSAVVVSVEYRRAPEHRLPAAYDDCMEALYWIKNSDDEWLTKYVDFSRCFLMGTSAGGNIAYRVGLSASSICTELKPLEIRGLILHHPYFGGKERTGSELKSVDDKLFPLRLNDLMWETALPAGADRDHVYCNAMVEIRSNPRMFDQVKALGLKILVSGCGGDPLVDRQVEVLNALRDAGVEVVGRIIEGGHHGLEIADPLKAKELCIAIKKFVAS, encoded by the coding sequence ATGGATCCCAAAGATGTTGAGATCTATGGCATGTTAGGCTTTGAATGCAACCCAGATGGTTCAATCACACGTCAACGGGAACTTCCATCTACCTTCGAGCCAACATCCGCCGTTGACCCTTCCTTGGTCCTCGCCAAAGACATCTCCATCAATGAATCCAAAACCACTTGGGCTCGAATTATCTTACCCAGAAAAGTTGTTGATTCTCAGCCTATATCCAAGCTGCCTCTCATAGTCTATTTTCACGGTGGAGGATTCGTGGTGTGTAAAGTGGACACGCCAAACTTTCAAGATTTTTATCGACATATCGCCACTGAAGTATCTGCGGTGGTAGTCTCCGTTGAGTACCGCCGCGCGCCGGAGCACCGGTTGCCGGCGGCCTACGATGATTGTATGGAAGCGCTGTATTGGATAAAGAACAGCGACGATGAGTGGCTCACAAAATACGTTGACTTTTCTAGATGTTTTCTGATGGGCACAAGCGCCGGTGGCAACATAGCCTACCGGGTGGGTCTAAGCGCATCATCGATTTGTACGGAGCTGAAGCCATTAGAGATAAGAGGGCTGATATTACACCACCCATATTTCGGAGGGAAAGAGAGGACCGGGTCGGAACTGAAATCGGTGGATGACAAGCTATTTCCTTTGCGCCTAAATGATCTGATGTGGGAGACGGCACTTCCGGCCGGCGCTGACCGAGATCACGTTTACTGCAATGCGATGGTGGAGATCCGCTCAAATCCCCGCATGTTTGATCAAGTGAAAGCTCTGGGGTTGAAGATTCTGGTGTCGGGTTGCGGTGGGGATCCATTGGTTGACCGCCAAGTTGAGGTTTTGAATGCGTTGCGAGACGCAGGCGTGGAAGTGGTGGGCAGGATTATTGAGGGAGGCCACCATGGCCTTGAGATTGCTGATCCATTGAAAGCTAAAGAATTGTGTATTGCGATAAAGAAGTTCGTAGCATCCTAA
- the LOC116007417 gene encoding carboxylesterase 1-like: MDPKLVELYDTMGFIRNPDGSLTRIRENTADPTYAVDPSLVLTKDISINQSKNTWARIILPRQALDSPPQSKLPLILFFHGGGFIVAGPAEPSFQDFYRAMATLISAAVVSVSYRRAPEDRLPAAYDDCLESLHWIKDSDDEWLRNSVDFSRCFIMGESAGGNLAYRVGLRASASCAELKPLEIKGLILHEPFFGGMERTESELRSENDTVLPLDLTDLTWEVALPLGVDRDHVYCNPMVEIKANPGMFDEVKRLGWRIWVSGSKGDPTVDRQVEVLNALQNMGVKAVGRFIEGGRHGIELSDPPKAKELCIAIKEFVES; this comes from the coding sequence ATGGATCCCAAGCTAGTCGAGCTCTACGACACCATGGGTTTCATACGCAACCCAGATGGTTCATTAACACGTATTCGGGAAAACACCGCCGACCCAACCTACGCCGTTGATCCATCCTTAGTTCTAACCAAAGATATCTCCATAAACCAATCCAAAAACACTTGGGCTCGAATTATCCTACCCCGCCAGGCGCTTGATTCTCCGCCCCAATCCAAACTGCCCCTCATACTCTTCTTTCACGGCGGGGGATTTATCGTGGCCGGCCCGGCCGAGCCGAGCTTCCAAGATTTCTACCGCGCCATGGCCACTCTAATCTCCGCGGCGGTGGTCTCCGTCTCGTACCGCCGCGCGCCGGAGGACCGGCTGCCGGCGGCGTACGATGATTGCCTGGAATCACTGCACTGGATCAAAGACAGCGACGATGAGTGGCTGAGAAATTCCGTTGACTTCTCTCGGTGCTTTATCATGGGCGAAAGCGCCGGCGGGAACCTAGCCTACCGCGTGGGCCTACGCGCATCGGCGAGTTGTGCGGAGCTGAAGCCTTTGGAGATCAAAGGGCTGATATTACACGAACCGTTTTTTGGGGGGATGGAGAGGACAGAATCGGAATTAAGATCTGAGAATGATACGGTGCTTCCATTGGATCTGACCGATCTGACGTGGGAGGTGGCACTTCCACTGGGCGTTGACCGGGATCACGTTTACTGTAATCCAATGGTTGAGATTAAAGCGAATCCCGGGATGTTTGATGAGGTTAAGCGTCTGGGGTGGAGGATTTGGGTGTCGGGTAGTAAGGGAGACCCGACGGTTGACCGGCAAGTGGAGGTATTGAATGCGTTGCAAAATATGGGAGTGAAAGCGGTGGGTCGGTTCATTGAGGGAGGGCGACATGGCATTGAGCTTTCTGATCCACCCAAAGCTAAGGAACTGTGCATTGCGATAAAAGAGTTTGTAGAATCCTAA
- the LOC116007478 gene encoding UPF0481 protein At3g47200-like isoform X1 — MPWRLILATIRRNKVQQMRRQATHLQDLPKRILSEQLKNVKQLSSEACLFKVHERLRKPNPEAYTPLTISIGPYHHGKPELRKMERLKVLYTQSLLNRAGGVGVEECWKKLKDLEGKARSYYGDDILKVRGDEFVKMLLLDGCFIVEFVIRQSGLLMMQKRIFDPIFMQIQGMVCNILRDMLLLENQLPFFVLQAIYDMISNPGNPEFSEMVKIAFRNKIPKMNIISLLNTQVNPQEIKHLLQIVHILCQPQNNGQIHPQQKTCSSNSSCCFWKQPQQIIDDDEAALLCSIRTASELQEAGVRFKKVGKISNTSSNQTISLFDIKFNHGVLEIPSFALYHPTETFFRNLIAYEQHSPDVHPMYFTDYAKFMDDLINTEKDVNLLRLKDVFINGLGDDKEVTRLFNDLCKGVTYYSGDGFYYKDLCKELNLHCKKLRNVLMARLRHDYFHTPWAGISTFAAILLLSLTIAQTVLAALDYLYK; from the exons ATGCCATGGCGTCTCATATTGGCGACAATCCGCAGGAACAAAGTTCAACAAATGAGAAG GCAAGCAACACATCTACAAGATCTACCAAAAAGAATCCTTTCCGAACAgcttaaaaatgtaaaacaatTATCTTCAGAAGCATGTCTATTTAAAGTGCACGAGAGGCTGCGTAAACCAAACCCAGAGGCTTATACACCTTTGACAATATCCATCGGGCCTTACCATCATGGGAAGCCGGAGTTGAGGAAAATGGAAAGGTTGAAGGTATTGTATACACAGTCCCTTTTAAACAGAGCAGGAGGAGTGGGTGTGGAGGAGTGTTGGAAGAAATTAAAGGATTTGGAAGGCAAAGCGAGGAGCTATTATGGTGATGACATACTAAAAGTTAGAGGGGATGAATTCGTGAAGATGTTATTGCTTGATGGTTGCTTTATAGTGGAATTTGTTATTAGACAATCAGGTCTTTTAATGATGCAAAAACGCATATTTGATCCCATTTTCATGCAGATTCAAGGGATGGTATGTAACATTCTTCGTGACATGTTGCTCCTGGAAAATCAACTCCCCTTCTTTGTTCTGCAAGCAATCTATGACATGATTAGTAATCCTGGCAACCCAGAATTCTCAGAGATGGTGAAAATTGCATTTCGGAATAAGATACCAAAGATGAACATTATCTCCCTACTCAATACTCAGGTCAACCCCCAAGAGATAAAGCATTTACTTCAAATAGTTCACATTCTCTGCCAACCCCAAAATAATGGGCAGATTCATCCGCAACAGAAGACATGTTCTTCTAATTCTTCTTGCTGCTTTTGGAAACAACCACAACAAATTATAGATGATGACGAGGCTGCTTTATTATGCAGTATCCGTACTGCAAGTGAGCTTCAAGAAGCTGGAGTTCGCTTCAAAAAGGTTGGCAAGATTAGTAACACCTCTTCTAATCAAACCATAAGTCTATTCGATATAAAGTTCAATCACGGCGTATTGGAGATCCCCTCTTTCGCTCTCTATCATCCAACAGAAACCTTCTTCAGAAATCTCATAGCCTACGAGCAACATTCTCCGGATGTGCATCCCATGTATTTCACAGATTATGCCAAGTTCATGGATGATCTTATTAATACAGAGAAGGATGTCAACTTACTTCGTCTTAAAGATGTTTTTATAAATGGACTGGGAGATGACAAAGAAGTGACCCGTCTTTTTAACGACCTTTGCAAAGGGGTTACATATTACAGTGGTGATGGCTTCTATTACAAAGATCTGTGCAAGGAATTGAATCTACATTGCAAAAAACTCAGGAATGTGTTGATGGCAAGACTCAGACACGATTATTTTCACACTCCATGGGCAGGGATTTCCACCTTTGCAGCTATACTGCTTCTTTCGCTCACTATTGCACAGACTGTTCTAGCTGCGCTTGATTATCTATATAAGTGA
- the LOC116007478 gene encoding UPF0481 protein At3g47200-like isoform X2 produces the protein MPWRLILATIRRNKVQQMRRQATHLQDLPKRILSEQLKNVKQLSSEACLFKVHERLRKPNPEAYTPLTISIGPYHHGKPELRKMERLKIQGMVCNILRDMLLLENQLPFFVLQAIYDMISNPGNPEFSEMVKIAFRNKIPKMNIISLLNTQVNPQEIKHLLQIVHILCQPQNNGQIHPQQKTCSSNSSCCFWKQPQQIIDDDEAALLCSIRTASELQEAGVRFKKVGKISNTSSNQTISLFDIKFNHGVLEIPSFALYHPTETFFRNLIAYEQHSPDVHPMYFTDYAKFMDDLINTEKDVNLLRLKDVFINGLGDDKEVTRLFNDLCKGVTYYSGDGFYYKDLCKELNLHCKKLRNVLMARLRHDYFHTPWAGISTFAAILLLSLTIAQTVLAALDYLYK, from the exons ATGCCATGGCGTCTCATATTGGCGACAATCCGCAGGAACAAAGTTCAACAAATGAGAAG GCAAGCAACACATCTACAAGATCTACCAAAAAGAATCCTTTCCGAACAgcttaaaaatgtaaaacaatTATCTTCAGAAGCATGTCTATTTAAAGTGCACGAGAGGCTGCGTAAACCAAACCCAGAGGCTTATACACCTTTGACAATATCCATCGGGCCTTACCATCATGGGAAGCCGGAGTTGAGGAAAATGGAAAGGTTGAAG ATTCAAGGGATGGTATGTAACATTCTTCGTGACATGTTGCTCCTGGAAAATCAACTCCCCTTCTTTGTTCTGCAAGCAATCTATGACATGATTAGTAATCCTGGCAACCCAGAATTCTCAGAGATGGTGAAAATTGCATTTCGGAATAAGATACCAAAGATGAACATTATCTCCCTACTCAATACTCAGGTCAACCCCCAAGAGATAAAGCATTTACTTCAAATAGTTCACATTCTCTGCCAACCCCAAAATAATGGGCAGATTCATCCGCAACAGAAGACATGTTCTTCTAATTCTTCTTGCTGCTTTTGGAAACAACCACAACAAATTATAGATGATGACGAGGCTGCTTTATTATGCAGTATCCGTACTGCAAGTGAGCTTCAAGAAGCTGGAGTTCGCTTCAAAAAGGTTGGCAAGATTAGTAACACCTCTTCTAATCAAACCATAAGTCTATTCGATATAAAGTTCAATCACGGCGTATTGGAGATCCCCTCTTTCGCTCTCTATCATCCAACAGAAACCTTCTTCAGAAATCTCATAGCCTACGAGCAACATTCTCCGGATGTGCATCCCATGTATTTCACAGATTATGCCAAGTTCATGGATGATCTTATTAATACAGAGAAGGATGTCAACTTACTTCGTCTTAAAGATGTTTTTATAAATGGACTGGGAGATGACAAAGAAGTGACCCGTCTTTTTAACGACCTTTGCAAAGGGGTTACATATTACAGTGGTGATGGCTTCTATTACAAAGATCTGTGCAAGGAATTGAATCTACATTGCAAAAAACTCAGGAATGTGTTGATGGCAAGACTCAGACACGATTATTTTCACACTCCATGGGCAGGGATTTCCACCTTTGCAGCTATACTGCTTCTTTCGCTCACTATTGCACAGACTGTTCTAGCTGCGCTTGATTATCTATATAAGTGA
- the LOC116005659 gene encoding zinc finger BED domain-containing protein RICESLEEPER 2-like, with amino-acid sequence MENIREFGSQPSNSSNDGSIVVEAQIVDTNSQQNVQPTTAVPAKKRKQVDSRSRVWDHFERITDASDVTIVFVDGPGFRKFILVACPMFKIPSRWTISRDISLIYEEERLKGEYIAKALETCLLDWGIRNVYTITVDNTSSNDTSLGFLKKKLLSWGTSTVKAKYIHMRCIAHILNLVVQDGLKYCDVSVKKVRKAVRYVRNSPARLKKFKDLSSWIGIELKSSLCLDVPTRWNSTYLMLQSAISYQKVFEAFEESDSSFKSDLGESVPDFLDWESVKSLVEVLKCFYDMTIRISGSLYVTSNAFFSEISDLYCLLNGLVEVGGSVKLMGLNMKAKFEKYWGK; translated from the exons ATGGAAAATATCAGAGAGTTTGGTAGTCAACCTTCCAACTCTTCAAATGATGGGTCTATAGTAGTGGAAGCCCAAATTGTTGACACAAATAGTCAACAGAATGTGCAACCTACTACTGCTGTTCCTGCGAAGAAAAGGAAGCAAGTTGATTCCAGATCAAGAGTTTGGGatcattttgaaagaattactGATGCTAGTGATGttactatagt ATTTGTGGATGGTCCAGGGTTTAGGAAGTTCATTCTGGTGGCTTGTCCTATGTTTAAGATTCCATCTAGATGGACAATAAGTAGGGACATCAGTCTGATTTATGAAGAGGAAAGGCTGAAG GGTGAGTACATTGCAAAAGCCCTGGAAACTTGTTTGCTTGACTGGGGGATTAGGAATGTATATACTATTACAGTAGATAACACATCATCTAATGACACTTCCCTAGGTTTTCTTAAAAAGAAATTGTTGTCTTGGGGAACATCTACTGTGAAAGCCAAATATATTCACATGAGATGCATTGCCCATATTCTAAACTTAGTTGTGCAAGATGGGCTGAAATATTGTGATGTTTCTGTGAAAAAGGTTAGGAAAGCTGTGAGATATGTGAGAAATTCACCTGCTAGGCTTAAGAAATTTAAGGACCTGTCTTCCTGGATTGGAATTGAACTGAAATCTTCCTTATGTCTAGATGTTCCAACTAGGTGGAATTCTACATATCTTATGTTACAATCTGCAATCTCTTACCAGAAAGTGTTTGAAGCATTTGAAGAGAGTGATAGTTCATTCAAATCAGATTTGGGAGAGTCTGTTCCTGATTTTCTTGATTGGGAATCTGTTAAGAGCTTGGTAGAAGTCttgaaatgtttttatgatatgacAATCAGAATTTCAGGTTCTTTATATGTCACATCTAACGCATTTTTTTCTGAAATTTCTGATTTATATTGCCTCTTGAATGGCTTGGTGGAAGTTGGTGGGTCTGTGAAACTTATGGGGCTTAATATGAAggccaaatttgaaaaatattgggGGAAATAG